The genomic interval AATTGCGACGTCTGCGAACCCGAGTGCCCGAACGAGGCCATCTCCCAAGGCGAAGAGATCTACGTGATCGACCCTAACCTGTGCACCCAGTGTGTGGGCCATTACGACGAGCCGCAGTGCCAGCAAGTCTGCCCGGTCGACTGCATTCCGCTGGATGAAGCGCACCCGGAAACCGAAGAACAGCTGATGGCCAAGTACCGTCGGATTACCGGCAAGGACTGATCACTGCCTGCTCGCCTCTGTGCGGTCCTTGTGGGAGCGGCCTTGCGTCGCGATGGGCCGCACAGCGGCCCCGGCAATTTTTGCTGCGAAGCTAAACCAATGGGGCCGCTTCGCGCCCCATCGCGACACAAGGCCGCTCCCACAGGGGACAGCGATACACCTTAGCGCTGGCAGCGCGGGCAATACACGCTCGCCCGCTGCCCCAGCTTCACCTCGCGCAACTCCGTGCCGCACACCTTGCACGGCTGCCCGCCACGGCCGTACGCAAACAGTTCCTGCTGGAAGTAACCCGGCTGCCCATCGCCCCCGATGAAGTCGCGCAGGGTGGTACCGCCGCGCTCGATCGCCGCCGCCAGCACCCGCTTGATCTCGATCGCCAGCTTCAGGTAACGCGCCCGTGAAATCCCGCCCGCCTCCCGACGCGGGTCGATACCTGCAGCAAACAGCGCTTCAGTGGCGTAGATGTTGCCCACCCCCACCACCACCGCGTTGTCCATGATGAACGGCTTGACCGCCATCGACCGCCCGCGCGACAGCTGGAACAGGCGCTCACCGTCAAACAGATCAGTCAGCGGCTCTGGCCCGAGGCGCAGCAATAGCTCGTGGTTCAGCGGGTCCAGGCTCCACAGCATGGCCCCGAAGCGGCGCGGGTCGGTGTAGCGCAGCATCAGCCCCGACTCCAGCTCGATGTCGACATGTTCATGCCGGGCCGCCGGCAAACCCAGTTCGACCAGCCGCAAGTTGCCCGACATGCCCAGGTGGCTGATCAGCGTACCCACCTCGGCATTGATCAACAGGTATTTGGCGCGCCGCTCGACACTGACAATGCGCTGCCCCGACAGGCGCACGTCCAGGTCTTCCGGGATTGGCCAACGCAAGCGCCGGTCACGCACCACCACGCGGC from Pseudomonas fortuita carries:
- a CDS encoding YfhL family 4Fe-4S dicluster ferredoxin, which gives rise to MSLIITDDCINCDVCEPECPNEAISQGEEIYVIDPNLCTQCVGHYDEPQCQQVCPVDCIPLDEAHPETEEQLMAKYRRITGKD
- the mutM gene encoding bifunctional DNA-formamidopyrimidine glycosylase/DNA-(apurinic or apyrimidinic site) lyase yields the protein MPELPEVETTRRGIAPHLEGQRVSRVVVRDRRLRWPIPEDLDVRLSGQRIVSVERRAKYLLINAEVGTLISHLGMSGNLRLVELGLPAARHEHVDIELESGLMLRYTDPRRFGAMLWSLDPLNHELLLRLGPEPLTDLFDGERLFQLSRGRSMAVKPFIMDNAVVVGVGNIYATEALFAAGIDPRREAGGISRARYLKLAIEIKRVLAAAIERGGTTLRDFIGGDGQPGYFQQELFAYGRGGQPCKVCGTELREVKLGQRASVYCPRCQR